A genomic region of Methanosarcina thermophila TM-1 contains the following coding sequences:
- a CDS encoding DUF128 domain-containing protein: protein MMDPQIERKLIEIMRVIHESDKPIGARAIADELNNRGYDIGERAVRYHLRILDERGFTCKHGYAGRTLTELGERELSDALIADRFGFVISRIEEMAYRTTYNPETNEGVVPVNVSYFDKDDLETVIEVISYTAHEGYMISSRVKIIEEDEETVSLPPGKIGLATVCSVVFDGLLLKAGIPVEPAYGGILQIENRKPVRFLDLISYSGTSIDPIQIFMSRKTTSVLDVLEKGEGKILANMRQINSSAYDRANEVIKNAEKVGLGGCFPPGEIDEALFGAPVEIGKFGISIVGGINGICALEETGIKIKTNPVSALMEYKSMTEI, encoded by the coding sequence ATGATGGATCCGCAAATTGAGCGAAAACTCATTGAAATTATGAGGGTGATTCACGAAAGTGACAAACCTATAGGCGCCCGGGCAATAGCTGACGAACTTAATAACCGGGGCTATGATATAGGAGAGCGGGCTGTCCGCTACCATCTGAGGATCCTGGATGAGAGAGGGTTTACATGCAAACACGGGTATGCAGGGCGTACACTTACCGAGCTGGGAGAAAGGGAGTTAAGTGACGCCTTGATTGCAGATCGATTTGGTTTTGTAATATCCCGAATAGAAGAAATGGCATACAGAACCACATACAATCCCGAGACCAACGAGGGAGTAGTACCCGTGAATGTCTCGTATTTTGATAAGGACGATTTAGAGACTGTTATTGAAGTGATCTCATATACTGCACACGAAGGGTATATGATAAGCTCCAGAGTAAAGATAATCGAGGAAGACGAGGAGACGGTTTCCCTTCCTCCTGGAAAAATCGGGTTAGCTACAGTGTGCAGTGTTGTTTTTGACGGGCTTCTTCTTAAAGCAGGCATCCCCGTGGAACCTGCCTACGGTGGAATTCTCCAGATAGAAAACCGAAAGCCTGTACGGTTTTTAGATTTAATTTCCTACAGCGGAACCTCAATCGACCCCATACAAATTTTCATGAGCAGAAAGACTACTTCTGTTCTTGACGTACTTGAGAAAGGGGAAGGCAAAATTCTTGCCAATATGCGGCAGATTAATTCCTCGGCTTATGACAGGGCTAACGAAGTTATTAAAAACGCAGAAAAAGTAGGTCTTGGAGGCTGCTTCCCTCCGGGGGAGATTGATGAAGCCCTGTTTGGGGCGCCTGTAGAGATCGGAAAGTTCGGAATTTCGATAGTAGGAGGCATTAACGGCATCTGTGCCCTTGAAGAGACAGGAATTAAAATCAAGACAAATCCTGTTTCTGCTCTTATGGAATACAAGAGTATGACTGAAATCTGA
- a CDS encoding ABC transporter ATP-binding protein, which yields MLEIEDLTVEVGGKTLLHDVNLEVKKGYTNVLFGPNGAGKSALMRTIMGFSEYKVVKGRILFNGEDITSLPVDERARRGLGIMMQRPPDMSGIKLRDLIKVVSKGEKDPETLAKNLNMDRFLDRDVNVGFSGGEIKRSELLQLAAQNPDLYLLDEPESGVDLVSIEQVGLTIKELLGEGIGCPGEGCIRGKSALIITHTGQILDYVTADRGYILCNGTIMCSGNPLKMLEEIKSKGYEECFECKMMM from the coding sequence ATGCTGGAAATAGAGGATCTGACTGTAGAGGTTGGTGGAAAAACCTTGCTTCACGATGTAAACCTCGAAGTCAAGAAAGGATATACCAATGTGCTTTTTGGGCCAAACGGAGCCGGAAAGTCAGCTCTGATGAGAACGATTATGGGTTTTAGCGAGTATAAAGTTGTAAAAGGCAGAATTCTCTTTAATGGAGAAGATATTACCAGCTTGCCAGTGGATGAGAGAGCCCGCCGTGGATTGGGAATTATGATGCAACGCCCCCCAGATATGTCCGGGATTAAACTCAGAGATCTTATAAAAGTGGTATCGAAAGGAGAGAAAGATCCTGAGACCCTTGCTAAAAACCTCAATATGGATCGTTTTCTTGATAGGGACGTAAATGTGGGCTTTTCTGGAGGAGAAATAAAACGTTCCGAACTTTTGCAACTTGCAGCACAGAATCCGGACCTGTATCTCCTGGATGAACCCGAATCGGGAGTGGATCTTGTAAGCATAGAACAGGTTGGACTGACAATAAAAGAATTACTTGGAGAAGGCATAGGCTGCCCTGGTGAAGGCTGCATAAGAGGAAAATCAGCCCTTATAATTACACATACCGGTCAGATCCTTGATTATGTAACTGCAGATAGAGGGTATATTCTCTGTAACGGAACAATCATGTGTTCAGGGAATCCTCTGAAAATGCTGGAAGAGATTAAGAGCAAAGGGTACGAGGAGTGTTTTGAATGCAAAATGATGATGTGA
- a CDS encoding MBL fold metallo-hydrolase, giving the protein MFRLTLVYDNKAIQGFTGSWGFAVLIQTNYETLLFDTGWDGPLLLENLKKLKIDPASIRKLVLSHQHWDHIGGLPEIFQANPGLEVYVPASFSKNLKREIKKRATLIEIKEPAKISKGIMSTGELGNKVKEQALILDTGDGCYVLTGCAHPGLAAILNSASRYGRIKGILGGLHDNEEFERLRGMRIIAAGHCTAHIEKIKELFPKEFIEIEVGLCLDLR; this is encoded by the coding sequence ATGTTCAGGCTTACTCTTGTTTACGACAATAAAGCCATTCAGGGTTTTACAGGAAGCTGGGGTTTTGCAGTTCTTATTCAAACAAATTACGAAACCCTTCTTTTCGATACTGGCTGGGATGGGCCACTCCTTCTAGAAAATTTGAAAAAGCTCAAGATTGATCCTGCAAGCATCAGAAAACTAGTTCTCTCCCACCAGCACTGGGACCATATAGGAGGTCTTCCCGAGATTTTTCAGGCAAATCCCGGGCTTGAGGTCTATGTCCCCGCTTCTTTTTCGAAGAATTTGAAAAGGGAAATTAAGAAAAGGGCTACTCTTATTGAGATAAAAGAGCCTGCCAAAATTTCTAAGGGAATTATGAGTACAGGAGAACTTGGAAACAAAGTAAAGGAGCAGGCGCTGATTCTGGATACTGGAGATGGGTGTTATGTACTTACAGGGTGTGCTCACCCAGGGCTTGCTGCAATTCTGAATAGTGCCAGCCGCTATGGAAGGATAAAGGGAATTCTCGGAGGGCTTCACGATAACGAGGAATTTGAAAGGCTGAGAGGGATGAGAATCATAGCAGCGGGCCATTGTACCGCCCACATAGAAAAGATTAAAGAACTTTTCCCGAAGGAATTCATAGAAATCGAAGTTGGTTTATGCCTGGATCTTAGATAA